Proteins encoded within one genomic window of Acinetobacter sp. YWS30-1:
- the purT gene encoding formate-dependent phosphoribosylglycinamide formyltransferase: MIHMNVTIGTPLQSSAFKVLLLGSGELGKEVVISLQRLGVEVHAADRYADAPAMQVAHFSYALNMADAAELKQLIQKIQPHLIVPEIEAIATEVLVEIEEQNIATIIPSAKAVNLTMNREGIRRLAAEELGLPTSAYRFAASLESFRAACDDIGYPNFVKPVMSSSGKGQSRVKSFEEVDAAWEYAQTGGRVNQGKVIVESQIDFDFEITLLTVRAKNPQTGEIETSYCDPIGHRQDSGDYVESWQPQPMSPAALEESKRIANKVTTALGGCGIFGVELFVKGDKVWFSEVSPRPHDTGLVTLASQFQSEFELHARAILGLPVNTARHSVAASAVIYAGVDDRNLSFSGLNLALAHADTDLRLFGKPEGFKRRRMGVATARAESIEQARELAQQVADQVNVHQN, encoded by the coding sequence ATAATACACATGAACGTGACTATTGGTACTCCTCTTCAATCTTCAGCTTTTAAAGTTCTATTGCTAGGTTCAGGAGAACTAGGTAAGGAAGTGGTGATTTCCTTGCAACGTTTAGGTGTAGAAGTTCATGCTGCAGATCGTTATGCAGATGCTCCTGCCATGCAGGTGGCACATTTTTCTTATGCCTTAAATATGGCAGATGCAGCAGAACTCAAACAGCTCATTCAAAAAATTCAGCCGCATCTCATTGTTCCTGAAATTGAAGCGATTGCGACAGAAGTACTGGTTGAAATCGAAGAACAGAATATTGCAACTATAATTCCTTCTGCTAAAGCGGTTAACCTGACCATGAATCGTGAAGGCATTCGTCGTCTGGCAGCTGAAGAACTAGGCTTACCGACGTCTGCTTATCGCTTTGCCGCTTCTCTGGAATCTTTCCGCGCAGCCTGTGATGACATTGGTTATCCAAACTTTGTGAAGCCGGTGATGTCTTCTTCAGGTAAAGGCCAATCTCGCGTGAAAAGTTTTGAAGAAGTCGATGCTGCCTGGGAATATGCGCAAACAGGTGGTCGAGTTAATCAGGGCAAAGTAATTGTCGAATCACAGATTGATTTTGATTTTGAAATTACCCTGCTTACTGTGCGGGCTAAAAATCCTCAAACTGGCGAAATCGAAACCTCTTACTGTGATCCAATCGGACATCGTCAGGACTCAGGCGACTATGTAGAAAGCTGGCAGCCTCAGCCAATGAGTCCCGCTGCTCTGGAAGAATCAAAACGTATCGCGAATAAAGTCACCACGGCATTGGGCGGTTGCGGCATTTTTGGTGTAGAACTCTTTGTCAAAGGCGACAAAGTATGGTTTAGTGAGGTTTCACCTCGCCCGCATGACACTGGTCTGGTCACTTTGGCTTCCCAGTTCCAGAGTGAATTTGAACTGCATGCCCGTGCTATTTTAGGCTTACCAGTCAATACAGCTCGCCATAGTGTGGCTGCCAGTGCCGTGATTTACGCAGGTGTCGATGATCGCAACCTTTCATTTTCTGGCCTGAATCTTGCTTTAGCCCATGCCGATACCGATTTACGCCTGTTTGGTAAACCTGAAGGTTTTAAACGCCGCCGTATGGGTGTCGCGACTGCGCGTGCAGAAAGCATTGAACAGGCTCGCGAGCTGGCTCAACAGGTTGCTGACCAAGTTAATGTTCATCAAAATTAA
- a CDS encoding YbfB/YjiJ family MFS transporter: MSSNTVKLSLFLCLSMCLGIGILRFSYTALLPGTREAFAWSASFASLLGSANLLGYLMGAFAAMRLPQDRSMSTYIQLAAIAGMVSLFCCAFSGFSEIWYISWRVISGISGGLLMILSPSVVAQCCDLKDRFKINFIGFSGIGLGVLLATLFLPYLDQISIRTAWLILCGFALMICICLSLLIPQFKPYLAKQSVSHPAQAPLNTVFYSLLAVYACSAFAYIPHSLFWIDYLSHELGLSLFWINFNWILYGLGSALGAFSAYVLARKFGNFTALKILYSVYILAIFIATLNANPFLTFSSSFFTGMLNPAVVFLTSYTILQLYGLAYKKLWSIATLCFAAVQLIGGLSFSSLQYLGLNYHQQFMLAALVLLAGTLQLFWNTRSSKYKTNEQPISVQEEKN; encoded by the coding sequence ATGTCCTCAAATACGGTCAAGCTTAGCCTTTTTCTCTGCCTGAGTATGTGCTTAGGCATCGGCATTCTGCGTTTTTCCTATACTGCCCTGTTACCTGGTACACGTGAAGCCTTTGCCTGGAGCGCGAGTTTTGCCAGTCTTTTAGGTAGTGCCAATCTGCTGGGCTATTTAATGGGTGCTTTTGCAGCGATGCGCTTGCCCCAAGACCGAAGCATGAGTACTTATATCCAGCTTGCTGCAATAGCTGGAATGGTTAGCCTATTCTGTTGCGCTTTTTCAGGGTTTTCTGAAATCTGGTATATCAGCTGGCGCGTGATTTCCGGTATTAGTGGTGGCCTGCTCATGATTTTGTCACCAAGTGTCGTGGCTCAGTGCTGTGATTTAAAAGACCGTTTTAAAATCAATTTTATTGGTTTTAGCGGGATTGGATTAGGGGTTTTATTAGCTACCCTGTTTTTGCCTTATCTTGACCAGATTTCCATACGTACGGCCTGGCTGATCTTATGTGGGTTTGCCCTGATGATTTGTATCTGCTTAAGCCTACTGATACCACAATTTAAACCCTATCTAGCTAAACAATCTGTTTCTCATCCTGCGCAAGCACCTTTAAATACAGTCTTTTATAGTTTACTGGCGGTTTATGCCTGTAGTGCATTTGCCTATATTCCGCATTCCCTGTTCTGGATTGACTATCTCAGCCATGAACTAGGATTAAGCTTGTTCTGGATTAACTTTAACTGGATTCTATATGGATTGGGCAGTGCCTTAGGTGCTTTTTCTGCTTATGTTCTTGCAAGAAAATTTGGCAATTTTACTGCCCTGAAGATTCTTTATAGTGTATATATTCTGGCGATTTTCATTGCGACTCTAAATGCTAATCCGTTTCTCACTTTCAGTTCTTCTTTTTTTACCGGAATGTTGAATCCCGCTGTGGTTTTCCTCACTTCTTATACCATTTTGCAGCTGTATGGACTGGCCTATAAAAAGCTTTGGAGCATTGCGACTCTATGTTTTGCTGCTGTTCAGCTGATTGGAGGATTGAGTTTTAGCTCCCTGCAATATCTAGGATTGAACTACCATCAACAGTTTATGCTGGCAGCTTTAGTTTTATTAGCCGGAACTTTGCAACTGTTCTGGAATACACGTTCTTCCAAATATAAGACGAATGAGCAACCGATTTCTGTTCAAGAAGAAAAGAATTAA
- the dapC gene encoding succinyldiaminopimelate transaminase, with translation MNSSLSLLHPYPFEKLNKLFADIQPANMPLIPLSIGEPKHPAPEFVKQAIIDNFQHLSTYPNSKGLPELRESIANWLTRRFKLNSISADSNVLPVSGTREAIFSFVQALINREDAPYVVMPNPFYQIYEGATLLAGAKPYFINCTEENDYLGDFDSVPAEVWEKTALLFVCTPGNPTGAVLSKEQFKKLIALSDKYDFVIASDECYSELWFDEAPTGLLEVCAEIGRDDYKNCVVFHSLSKRSNLPGMRSGFVAGDAALLKPYLQYRTYHGAAMPVQHQLASIAAWNDEAHVEENRVQYRAKFDLFQKELGHLLSLKKPDAGFYYWLKVDNDETFAKMLMEKAHIKVLPGRYLSRETTQGNPGENHVRLALVADLAQCEQVIQRLKAIL, from the coding sequence ATGAACTCTAGCTTGTCTTTATTGCATCCATATCCGTTTGAAAAGTTAAATAAACTTTTCGCGGATATCCAGCCTGCGAATATGCCTTTGATTCCCCTTTCAATTGGTGAACCAAAGCATCCAGCACCCGAGTTCGTGAAACAGGCGATTATTGATAATTTTCAGCATCTATCGACTTATCCGAACAGCAAAGGCTTACCTGAATTACGTGAAAGCATTGCCAACTGGCTGACTCGCCGTTTTAAACTGAATAGCATCAGTGCAGACAGCAATGTATTACCGGTTTCCGGTACACGCGAAGCTATCTTTTCTTTTGTCCAAGCTTTGATCAATCGTGAAGATGCGCCTTATGTGGTGATGCCAAACCCTTTCTACCAGATTTATGAAGGTGCTACCCTGCTTGCAGGTGCAAAACCTTATTTCATTAACTGTACTGAAGAAAATGATTACTTAGGTGATTTTGATTCAGTTCCGGCTGAAGTCTGGGAAAAAACTGCCCTGTTATTTGTGTGTACACCGGGCAACCCAACAGGTGCTGTTCTTTCTAAAGAACAGTTTAAAAAGCTGATTGCACTGTCAGACAAATATGATTTTGTCATTGCTTCTGATGAATGCTATTCAGAACTCTGGTTTGATGAAGCACCGACAGGTTTACTGGAAGTGTGTGCAGAAATTGGCCGAGATGACTATAAAAACTGTGTCGTTTTCCATTCTCTATCTAAACGTTCTAATCTACCAGGCATGCGTTCAGGCTTTGTTGCAGGTGATGCAGCTTTACTCAAACCTTATCTGCAATACCGTACTTATCACGGTGCAGCGATGCCGGTGCAACACCAGTTAGCATCAATTGCTGCCTGGAATGATGAAGCCCATGTAGAAGAAAACCGGGTACAGTATCGTGCCAAATTTGATCTGTTCCAGAAAGAATTAGGTCACTTGCTTTCGCTGAAAAAACCGGATGCCGGTTTCTACTATTGGCTTAAAGTGGACAATGATGAAACTTTTGCCAAAATGCTAATGGAAAAAGCGCATATCAAAGTGCTACCAGGCCGTTACCTGTCTCGTGAAACTACGCAAGGCAACCCGGGTGAAAACCATGTACGGTTGGCATTAGTCGCTGATCTGGCACAATGTGAACAGGTAATTCAACGTTTAAAAGCGATTCTTTAA
- a CDS encoding glutathione peroxidase, with amino-acid sequence MTSIYQFEAELLDGKNKRLADYEGKVLLIVNTASKCGFTPQFAGLEKLYQKYKEQGLEVLGFPCNQFGGQDPGSNEQIGEFCQKNYGVSFPMFSKVDVKGPEAHAIFRYLTNNSKGILGNGIKWNFTKFLIGRDGKVLNRFAPTTKPEDIETEIEKVL; translated from the coding sequence ATGACCAGCATTTATCAGTTTGAAGCTGAGTTGTTAGATGGGAAAAACAAACGACTTGCAGATTATGAAGGAAAAGTACTTTTAATCGTAAATACCGCGAGTAAATGTGGTTTCACTCCACAATTTGCAGGTCTTGAAAAGCTTTACCAGAAATATAAAGAGCAGGGACTGGAAGTTTTAGGTTTTCCATGCAATCAGTTTGGCGGACAGGATCCAGGTTCAAATGAACAGATCGGGGAATTTTGCCAGAAAAATTATGGGGTTTCTTTCCCAATGTTTTCCAAGGTGGATGTTAAAGGCCCGGAAGCGCATGCGATCTTCCGTTACTTGACCAATAATTCTAAAGGAATTCTAGGAAATGGCATTAAGTGGAATTTCACCAAATTCCTGATTGGTCGTGATGGCAAGGTATTAAACCGTTTTGCACCTACCACCAAACCTGAAGATATCGAAACAGAAATTGAAAAGGTTTTATAA
- a CDS encoding pyridoxal phosphate-dependent aminotransferase, with the protein MSGIGNTPPREIKKSSKLEHVCYDIRGPVLRAANEMEEAGHKIIKLNIGNPAPFGFEAPQEIINDVALNLPNAIGYTDSKGIFPARKAICQYYQQKGILDMHVNDVYVGNGVSELIVMAMQGLLDDGDEMLIPMPDYPLWTAAVNLSGGTAIHYKCDEEDHWYPDIADMESKITPNTRGIVIINPNNPTGSVYPRHVLQQIVDLAKKYDLILFADEIYDKIVYDGIEHVSVASLAGKQLCVSFNGLSKAYRIAGYRSGWMAITGDKSRAMDYIEGLDMLASMRLCANHQAQYAIQTALGGYQSINDLIRPGGRLYEQRNIAWEMLNEIPGVSCVKPEGAMYCFPRLDPEIYPVEDDEKLMLDLLRAEKVLLVQGTGFNWPTPDHFRVVFLPAENELREAITRLGRFLAKMR; encoded by the coding sequence ATGTCCGGTATTGGTAACACCCCCCCTCGCGAGATCAAGAAATCGTCTAAGCTTGAGCATGTTTGCTACGACATTCGCGGACCAGTGTTACGAGCGGCCAACGAGATGGAAGAAGCCGGACATAAAATTATCAAACTGAATATCGGAAATCCCGCCCCATTCGGCTTTGAAGCCCCGCAAGAAATCATTAATGATGTTGCACTGAACCTGCCAAATGCGATTGGTTATACGGATTCCAAAGGGATTTTCCCGGCACGTAAAGCGATCTGCCAGTATTACCAGCAAAAAGGCATTCTGGATATGCACGTGAACGACGTGTATGTCGGCAATGGCGTATCTGAACTGATCGTGATGGCGATGCAAGGCCTGCTGGATGACGGCGATGAAATGCTGATTCCAATGCCGGATTATCCATTATGGACTGCGGCAGTGAACCTGTCTGGCGGTACTGCGATTCACTATAAATGTGATGAAGAAGATCACTGGTATCCTGATATTGCGGATATGGAAAGCAAAATCACGCCAAATACCCGCGGGATCGTGATTATCAACCCGAATAATCCAACTGGGTCGGTTTATCCGCGTCATGTATTACAGCAAATCGTTGATTTGGCGAAGAAATATGACTTAATCCTGTTTGCAGACGAAATCTATGACAAGATCGTTTACGATGGCATTGAACATGTGTCAGTAGCTTCACTCGCAGGCAAGCAATTATGTGTATCGTTCAACGGTTTATCTAAGGCCTATCGTATTGCTGGCTATCGCTCAGGCTGGATGGCGATTACTGGTGATAAATCACGGGCAATGGACTACATTGAAGGCCTAGATATGCTGGCTTCAATGCGTCTTTGCGCGAATCACCAAGCACAATATGCAATTCAGACTGCACTCGGTGGCTATCAGTCTATTAATGACCTGATCCGCCCAGGTGGCCGTCTATATGAACAGCGCAATATTGCCTGGGAAATGCTGAACGAGATTCCAGGGGTATCTTGTGTAAAACCTGAAGGTGCGATGTACTGTTTCCCTCGTCTTGATCCTGAAATCTATCCAGTTGAGGATGACGAGAAACTGATGCTTGATCTGTTACGTGCCGAAAAAGTTCTATTGGTTCAAGGTACTGGCTTCAACTGGCCAACACCGGATCACTTCCGTGTGGTATTCCTGCCAGCAGAAAATGAACTGCGTGAAGCGATTACCCGTTTAGGCCGTTTCTTGGCAAAAATGCGTTAA
- the glnD gene encoding [protein-PII] uridylyltransferase, with the protein MINTSPLLNYIKSHNDIKAINQWRSDVENQLQECFENGQSIRDIIQARSNLIDEALQFLWNHAELDQTDLALFAVGGYGRREMLPYSDVDIMILSEDDFTSEQEKLISSFISSLWDVGNFKPGISVRTINECVNQASSDLTVATSLIEARLIIGNENLTKWPRRIVSQTWTDKTFFDAKMDEQHKRYAQHNNTESNLEPDIKNAPGGIRDINQIGWIAKRHFRVNRIYDLVHLGFISEFELAVLEEAESFLWEIRHHLHRLTKRDENRLLFDYQRDIAAMFGYTREEGQPPNYPIEQFMKRYYRSAQQVSTLNEMLLAYFNESVITPRLPQYERQIEEINENFKLVDGKLAVQHHKIFSEKPSAILEIFYLLANRPEIEGIRARTLRLLTLAAKRIDQDFRDNPVHQALFMAIIRSPHRLYETLVAMKRYGVLGKYIPAFGQITGLMQYDLFHIYTVDAHTLLLIRNLNRFKEPEFAKEFPVVSSVFQRLARRDIVYLAAIFHDIAKGRGGDHSELGAADAIQFCRTHGFTERECNLVAWLIENHLSMSVTSQKKDISDPDVVKEFAEKMGDMEHLDYLYTLTVADINATNPKLWNTWRSSLMRQLYTHARDVIRSGLGRPVDYQMLIEDTKFEASERLVEHFSLYDVEKVWQELGDDYFLKESADEIAWHTRAILEHGDNPAPLVLMRAHRKYAQDAVQIFIYTQDKPNLFATTVAVLDRMNLDVQDARIITATKAFSLDTYVVLDRFGTLLTDPEREATVIEALQDALSHSDEYPGLMQRRIPRQLRHFDIENTVDITLNEALNQNMVEIATLDHPGLLAKIGGLFMMQGLDIHSAKIATLGERAEDIFFVTKKDGSPMTQIESDNFAAALKAALDEASHQVNAQH; encoded by the coding sequence ATGATCAATACCTCCCCGCTGCTGAATTACATTAAAAGTCACAATGACATCAAAGCGATCAATCAATGGCGTAGCGATGTAGAAAATCAGCTTCAGGAATGTTTTGAAAATGGACAGTCCATCCGTGACATCATTCAGGCTCGTTCTAACCTGATTGATGAAGCCCTGCAATTTCTGTGGAATCATGCTGAACTTGATCAGACCGATTTGGCGCTTTTCGCAGTCGGCGGTTATGGCCGCCGCGAAATGCTGCCATATTCAGATGTCGATATCATGATCCTCTCAGAAGATGATTTCACTTCAGAGCAGGAAAAGCTGATCTCCAGCTTTATTTCTTCGCTTTGGGATGTGGGCAATTTCAAACCGGGCATCAGTGTTCGTACCATCAATGAATGTGTCAATCAGGCCAGCAGCGACCTTACTGTAGCGACGTCTTTGATCGAGGCACGTCTGATCATTGGCAATGAAAATTTGACCAAATGGCCACGCCGGATCGTGTCACAGACCTGGACCGATAAAACCTTTTTTGATGCGAAAATGGATGAGCAGCACAAACGCTATGCTCAGCACAATAATACTGAAAGCAATCTGGAACCGGATATTAAAAATGCACCGGGCGGTATCCGTGATATTAACCAGATTGGCTGGATTGCCAAACGTCATTTCCGCGTCAACCGTATTTATGACCTGGTGCATCTGGGCTTTATTTCAGAATTTGAACTTGCCGTACTCGAAGAAGCTGAAAGCTTCCTCTGGGAAATTCGTCATCATTTACACCGCCTGACCAAGCGCGATGAAAACCGCCTGCTGTTCGATTATCAACGGGATATTGCGGCGATGTTTGGCTATACCCGTGAAGAAGGTCAGCCACCGAACTATCCAATCGAACAGTTCATGAAGCGCTATTATCGTAGCGCGCAGCAGGTTTCAACTCTGAATGAAATGCTGCTGGCTTATTTCAATGAATCAGTGATTACTCCGCGTTTACCTCAATATGAACGCCAGATTGAAGAAATCAATGAAAATTTCAAACTGGTCGATGGCAAGTTAGCAGTTCAACATCACAAGATTTTCTCGGAAAAGCCAAGTGCCATTCTGGAAATCTTCTATTTGCTGGCCAATCGTCCTGAAATTGAAGGTATACGTGCCCGTACTTTACGTCTGCTTACACTGGCAGCTAAACGTATTGATCAGGATTTCCGTGATAATCCGGTACACCAAGCCCTGTTTATGGCCATCATTCGTTCACCGCATCGCCTATACGAAACGCTAGTTGCGATGAAACGTTATGGTGTTCTGGGCAAATATATTCCGGCTTTCGGACAGATTACCGGCCTGATGCAATATGACCTGTTCCATATCTATACCGTGGATGCACATACCCTGCTCTTGATCCGCAATCTGAACCGCTTCAAAGAACCCGAATTTGCCAAAGAATTCCCAGTGGTCAGCTCCGTGTTCCAGCGCCTAGCACGTCGTGACATTGTTTATCTAGCGGCTATTTTTCATGACATTGCCAAAGGTCGTGGTGGCGATCATAGTGAGCTTGGTGCAGCCGATGCGATTCAGTTCTGCCGTACCCATGGCTTTACCGAACGTGAATGCAATCTGGTTGCCTGGCTGATTGAAAACCATTTGTCCATGTCGGTGACTTCACAGAAAAAAGACATTTCCGATCCGGATGTAGTCAAAGAATTTGCTGAAAAAATGGGCGATATGGAGCATCTGGATTATCTGTACACGCTGACAGTGGCAGATATTAATGCGACCAATCCAAAACTCTGGAATACCTGGCGTTCTTCTTTAATGCGTCAGCTTTATACGCATGCACGTGATGTGATCCGTTCTGGCTTGGGCCGTCCGGTTGATTACCAGATGCTGATTGAAGATACCAAATTTGAAGCCAGTGAACGGTTGGTGGAACATTTCTCGCTTTATGATGTCGAAAAAGTCTGGCAGGAATTGGGCGATGATTACTTCCTGAAAGAATCTGCCGATGAAATCGCCTGGCATACCCGTGCCATTCTGGAACATGGGGATAATCCTGCACCATTGGTATTAATGCGTGCGCATCGTAAATATGCGCAGGATGCCGTGCAGATCTTCATCTATACCCAAGACAAGCCAAATCTGTTCGCTACCACGGTTGCTGTTCTGGATCGCATGAATCTGGACGTTCAGGATGCCCGAATTATTACCGCAACCAAAGCCTTTAGTCTGGATACCTATGTCGTACTTGACCGTTTTGGCACGCTGCTGACTGACCCAGAACGTGAAGCGACTGTGATTGAAGCCTTACAGGATGCCTTAAGTCATTCTGATGAATATCCAGGTCTGATGCAGCGCCGCATTCCGCGTCAGTTACGTCATTTTGATATTGAAAATACTGTCGATATCACTCTCAATGAGGCTTTAAATCAGAATATGGTGGAAATTGCGACACTTGACCATCCTGGTTTACTTGCGAAAATTGGCGGTTTATTTATGATGCAGGGTCTGGATATTCACTCTGCCAAAATTGCTACGCTTGGCGAACGTGCTGAAGATATTTTCTTTGTCACCAAAAAAGATGGCAGCCCAATGACCCAAATAGAGTCTGACAATTTTGCAGCGGCATTAAAAGCTGCTCTGGATGAAGCCTCACATCAGGTCAATGCTCAACACTAA
- a CDS encoding acyltransferase family protein, which produces MSFAYRPDIDGLRAIAVSLVIFNHLGWSLFSGGYIGVDIFFVISGYLITTILTRDIELQQFSIARFYKKRVIRLAPAYFTVLTIVSLIAWQVMLPGELTEYFKSVMYATVLIANLYMRNEVGDYFSPNVENVPLLHLWSLGVEEQFYIFWPLLLWLFLSKTSRKYLWLVISVFIVALVIYAQQQLTHNPAKAYYSMPVRAFELLIGALISCLPKLNLPKKLLQGLVWAGVSVLFATAIYFDQQTPFPGLMALIPCIATALIIYLGQSISSSNLLLSNRLSTWIGKISYPLYLWHWPIIVFFGIYMLPLNLENQIIIVFLSLICAFLTYKLAETPLKRFVMAANYKVIILGFLLPAVSFIAIAQTIKTHEGFPERFPKSVHDKQEALYTYAHVIRSNCMDTADPNVLPNAQDCVLGQSKEDIDFLLIGDSHANAYTAMLDEWAKDADLRGYDATQSSTFYLPGVQRFELKLNQWKELTKFQKRNDAITAHLKETHYPMIILAGSYAQYFDDDVKLKDSVHHTEEEIFKAGLIKALEIAHQSSDQVVLINDVPHLDWEGIPSDCNIRKEILHRDASCTVSRKSYEAHLKQFNQILAEAKLKYPQLKIVDPTKVICDQQACKTMLNDVPLYRFKDDNHLNDQGSRQLGVEYLKQFGNPLKDLKKD; this is translated from the coding sequence ATGAGTTTTGCTTATCGACCAGATATCGATGGCCTGAGAGCTATTGCAGTATCATTGGTCATTTTCAATCATCTCGGCTGGTCATTATTTTCTGGCGGCTATATTGGTGTTGATATTTTCTTTGTCATTTCCGGTTATCTCATTACGACCATTCTGACGCGCGATATTGAGTTGCAGCAATTTTCAATTGCACGGTTTTATAAGAAACGTGTGATTCGTCTGGCACCTGCATATTTTACCGTACTGACAATAGTCAGTCTGATTGCCTGGCAGGTGATGTTGCCGGGTGAGCTGACAGAATATTTCAAAAGCGTCATGTATGCGACTGTGCTTATTGCCAATCTGTATATGCGGAATGAAGTAGGAGATTATTTCAGCCCGAATGTAGAAAATGTGCCGTTATTACATTTATGGTCATTGGGCGTAGAAGAGCAGTTTTATATTTTCTGGCCGCTCTTGCTATGGCTATTCTTGAGTAAGACCTCGCGTAAATATCTTTGGCTTGTCATTAGTGTATTCATTGTCGCTTTAGTTATATACGCCCAGCAGCAATTGACTCATAATCCGGCCAAAGCTTATTATAGTATGCCGGTACGAGCATTTGAGTTGTTGATTGGTGCATTGATTAGCTGCTTGCCAAAACTGAATCTGCCAAAAAAACTATTACAGGGATTGGTCTGGGCTGGGGTAAGTGTTCTATTTGCAACTGCAATTTATTTTGATCAGCAAACCCCATTCCCAGGACTGATGGCATTGATCCCATGTATTGCAACGGCACTGATTATTTATTTGGGGCAATCCATATCTTCAAGTAATTTATTATTGAGTAATCGTCTTAGTACATGGATTGGTAAAATTTCATATCCTCTGTATCTATGGCACTGGCCGATAATCGTGTTCTTTGGCATTTATATGCTGCCCTTGAATCTGGAAAATCAGATTATTATTGTTTTCCTATCACTTATATGTGCATTTCTGACTTATAAACTGGCTGAAACACCCCTGAAACGCTTTGTGATGGCTGCAAATTATAAAGTGATTATTCTTGGATTTCTGTTACCTGCAGTCAGTTTTATTGCGATCGCCCAAACCATCAAAACACATGAAGGTTTCCCGGAGCGTTTTCCAAAATCGGTGCATGACAAACAGGAAGCATTATACACGTATGCACATGTGATTCGTAGTAACTGCATGGATACCGCGGATCCAAATGTTTTACCCAATGCTCAAGATTGTGTCTTAGGACAATCTAAAGAAGATATTGATTTCCTGTTGATTGGCGATTCGCATGCCAATGCCTATACAGCAATGCTGGACGAATGGGCAAAGGATGCTGATTTACGTGGTTATGATGCAACGCAAAGTTCAACTTTTTATCTGCCAGGTGTGCAGCGATTTGAGTTAAAGCTGAATCAATGGAAAGAACTGACCAAATTCCAAAAACGTAATGATGCTATTACTGCACATCTTAAAGAAACCCATTATCCAATGATTATTCTGGCGGGATCTTATGCGCAGTATTTTGACGATGATGTAAAACTTAAAGATAGTGTCCATCATACTGAGGAAGAGATATTTAAAGCAGGTTTGATAAAAGCCTTAGAAATTGCCCATCAATCTAGTGATCAGGTGGTGCTAATTAATGATGTACCACATCTAGACTGGGAAGGGATTCCATCTGATTGTAATATTCGTAAAGAGATTCTTCATCGAGACGCTTCATGTACAGTTTCTCGAAAAAGTTATGAAGCACATTTAAAGCAATTCAATCAGATTTTGGCAGAAGCAAAACTGAAATATCCGCAATTGAAAATCGTTGATCCAACCAAAGTCATCTGTGATCAGCAGGCATGTAAAACGATGCTGAATGATGTGCCTTTGTATCGTTTTAAGGATGATAATCATCTTAATGATCAGGGTTCACGGCAATTAGGCGTTGAATATCTAAAACAGTTTGGTAACCCGCTTAAAGATTTGAAGAAAGATTAA
- the msrB gene encoding peptide-methionine (R)-S-oxide reductase MsrB — MGKLNKTDREWQRELSPEEFRITREKGTEPAFTGKYWNTKQEGTYVCRCCGTPLFSSTTKYDSGCGWPSFYRPVSSSVVEELPDTSHGMVRTEIVCHHCDAHLGHVFPDGPEPTGLRYCVNSASLELQTQEKTDEETYP, encoded by the coding sequence ATGGGAAAACTCAATAAAACAGACCGGGAATGGCAAAGAGAGTTATCACCAGAAGAGTTTCGCATTACGCGTGAAAAAGGAACTGAACCGGCATTCACAGGCAAGTACTGGAATACAAAACAGGAAGGGACTTATGTCTGCCGTTGCTGTGGTACACCACTGTTTTCTTCAACCACCAAATATGACAGCGGTTGCGGCTGGCCAAGCTTCTATCGTCCTGTGAGCAGCTCAGTTGTAGAGGAATTACCTGATACTTCACATGGTATGGTGAGAACAGAAATTGTTTGTCATCATTGTGATGCACATTTGGGACACGTTTTCCCGGATGGTCCGGAACCGACTGGCTTACGTTATTGTGTAAACTCGGCCTCTTTAGAATTACAAACACAAGAAAAAACTGACGAGGAAACTTATCCATGA